Proteins encoded within one genomic window of Fragaria vesca subsp. vesca linkage group LG1, FraVesHawaii_1.0, whole genome shotgun sequence:
- the LOC101297093 gene encoding uncharacterized protein LOC101297093, whose protein sequence is MLKDLGLGYENIDACKNNCVLFYGVINKDLDYCPVCKASRWKSSSSSSKKKRIPKKVLRYFPLIPRLKRMYMSSDTSEKMRWHGVTRKNDDTFRHPADGEAWKSFDISFLDFAADIRSVRLGLATDGFNPTGNMNLSYSIWPVIVVVYNLPPWMCMKKEFSMLTLLIPGRYSPGKCLDVYMRPLIDELKELWENGVPTFDWYSQTSFRMKAAVVWTISDFPGYGMLSSQTTKGYKACPICLGDLNASWHAGKVCYLGSRTGLPEDHPWRFDAASFDGKQEFGLKPQERSGEWILDMLNSFDFGRLSSDPDVLARNPKRPSRLENWTHKSIFFELPYWKKLRIRHCLDVMHIEKNVCDSIVGTVFGFKDKTKDTMKARKDLQLMNIRPHLWLTTSGSKPLAHYRINPANEKKVFKWFEAIKYPHGYAGNISRCVKVGENKLFGLKTHDCHIMLQRLFPVVIRPYLRPDVV, encoded by the coding sequence ATGTTGAAAGATCTTGGCCTCGGTTATGAGAATATCGACGCATGCAAGAATAACTGTGTTTTGTTTTATGGAGTCATCAACAAAGACCTGGATTACTGTCCAGTGTGCAAAGCATCGAGGTGGAAGTCATCATCTTCTTCATCTAAGAAGAAAAGGATTCCAAAGAAGGTGCTTCGTTATTTCCCATTGATTCCTAGGTTGAAGCGTATGTACATGTCTTCAGACACTTCAGAAAAGATGAGATGGCACGGGGTAACGAGGAAAAATGATGACACTTTCAGACACCCTGCAGATGGGGAGGCTTGGAAATCATTTGACATATCATTTCTTGATTTTGCAGCAGACATTCGAAGTGTAAGACTTGGACTTGCAACAGACGGGTTTAATCCTACCGGAAACATGAATTTGTCTTATAGTATTTGGCCTGTTATTGTTGTGGTGTACAACCTACCTCCATGGATGTGTATGAAGAAGGAATTTAGTATGCTGACTTTGTTAATTCCAGGTCGTTATTCTCCAGGAAAATGTCTTGATGTGTACATGAGACCATTGATTGATGAGTTAAAAGAATTATGGGAAAATGGCGTCCCTACTTTTGACTGGTATAGTCAAACTTCATTCAGGATGAAAGCAGCAGTGGTTTGGACCATTAGTGATTTTCCTGGATACGGGATGTTGTCGTCTCAAACCACTAAAGGTTACAAGGCTTGCCCAATCTGCTTAGGAGACCTAAATGCTAGTTGGCACGCTGGAAAGGTGTGTTACTTGGGGAGTCGTACAGGGCTTCCGGAAGATCATCCATGGCGATTTGATGCGGCTTCATTCGATGGGAAGCAAGAGTTTGGTTTAAAACCCCAAGAGCGGTCTGGTGAGTGGATTTTGGACATGTTGAACTCTTTTGATTTCGGACGTCTTAGCAGTGATCCTGATGTGTTAGCTCGGAATCCAAAACGTCCTTCTAGATTGGAGAACTGGACGCACAAGAGTATATTTTTTGAATTGCCTTACTGGAAGAAATTGAGAATAAGGCATTGCCTTGATGTCATGCATATAGAGAAGAATGTTTGTGACAGCATTGTGGGAACAGTTTTCGGGTTTAAAGATAAGACTAAGGACACTATGAAGGCGCGTAAAGATCTTCAACTCATGAACATACGCCCTCACTTATGGCTAACAACGTCGGGGTCAAAGCCTCTTGCACATTACAGGATTAATCCGGCTAATGAGAAGAAAGTTTTCAAATGGTTTGAAGCTATTAAGTATCCCCATGGTTATGCAGGAAATATATCTCGATGTGTAAAAGTGGGGGAGAATAAGCTATTTGGATTAAAGACTCATGACTGTCATATCATGCTACAACGTCTTTTTCCAGTGGTAATTCGACCATATTTGCGTCCTGATGTGGTATAG